CGTGTTCATCGCGATGAGCACCGTCTGGAACAGCTTCGTCGCGTGGATCGCGGGCAGCGTCACGCAGCGCTTCTCCGGGAAACCGGGCGTGAAGAAGTGGCTGGATCGCGGCGTGGGCGGCGCGTTCGTCGGTCTCGGCATCAAACTGGCCACCTCCCACCGATAGTTGAATTTTTTGCGGATGCCCCTATCTAACGTTTTGCTTACAATGAGCGTCCCGGCCGACGTGGGCGGGACCACCGCGCAAATGGCGCACCGTGTTTAGGGAGAAGGAGCTCTGCATATGTTCAACTGGGTCAAAACCGCGATGCTGATGGCAGCGATCACGGCCCTTTTCGTCGTGATCGGCGGCATGATCGGCGGGTCGAAGGGCATGATGCTCGCGCTCGTCGTCGCGCTCGGCATGAATTTCTTCTCGTACTGGTTCTCGGACAAGATGGTCCTGCGCATGTACAACGCGCAGGAAGTCGACGAAACCACCGCGCCGCAGTTCTATCGCATGGTGCGCGAGCTGGCCACGCGCGCGCAATTGCCGATGCCGCGCGTCTATCTCATCAACGAAGACGCGCCGAACGCGTTTGCCACCGGCCGCAATCCGGAGCACGCGGCGGTCGCGGCGACGACCGGCATCCTGCGCGTGCTGTCCGAGCGCGAAATGCGTGGCGTGATGGCGCACGAACTGGCGCACGTGAAGCATCGCGACATTCTCATCTCGACCATCTCCGCGACGATGGCCGGCGCGATCTCGGCGCTCGCGAACTTCGCGATGTTCTTCGGCGGCCGCGACGAGGAAGGCCGTCCGGCCAATCCGATCGCGAGCATTGCCGTGGCGATTCTCGCGCCGATCGCGGGCGCGATGATCCAGATGGCGATTTCCCGCGCGCGCGAGTTCGAGGCGGACCGCGGCGGCGCGCAGATCTCGGGCGATCCGCAGGCGCTCGCGAGCGCGCTGGAGAAGATTCATGCGTACGCGTCCGGCGTGCCGTTCCCGACGGCGGAAGCGCACCCTGCCACCGCGCAGATGATGATCATGAATCCGCTGTCCGGCGGCAGCATCGCGAATCTGTTCTCGACGCACCCGGCCACCGAAGAGCGCGTCGCGCGTCTCATGGAAATGGCGCGGACCGGGCGCATGTAAGCGCGTCGCGTCGGTAGTCGAAAGCAAGGCCGCTCCGGCACGTCCGGGCGGCCTTTTTCTTTGTTCCCGGCGCATCGGTCGCCTTTGTGGCGCACGTTACAATCGTCGTTTGATATGCGCGCGTCAGCCGCAAAACCCCATCTCGACATGACAGACAAGCCTTCCCGGCGATCCGCCGCCGCGCACCCGCCGCACGGGCACGCTCGCATGAGCGCGCTGCATCTCGCGCCCGATTCGCTCGCGTTCGCGCTCGACGGCGCGGCGCAAGCCGTCGGCGCGGTCCGGGCAGGTTCGGCGTTGCCCGCGGCCATCCAGACGGTCGCGGCGTCGGGCAAGCATGCGGCGGCGCGTGGCGCGATTCAGGACATCGCGTATCGCACGATGCGAAGGCTCGCGCTCGCCGATGCGCTCTTGCACAAGCTCGTGCGCAAGGCGCCGCCGCCGCATGTGAGCAACGTGCTCGCGTGCGCGTTCGCTTTGCTGGCGGACGACGAAGCGCACGCGGCGTATGCGCCGTTCACCGTGGTCGATCAGGCGGTGAGTTCGATCGCCGCGCGGCGCGAGTTCTCCTTCGCGAAGGGGCTTGTGAACGCGGTGCTGCGCAACTTCCTGCGCGAACGCGACGCGCTTATCGCCGAAGCGATGCAAAGCCCCGTCGCGCGCTGGAACTATCCGCAATGGTGGATCGACGCTGTGAAGCGCGCCCAGCCCGACGCGTGGGAGCGCATTCTCGCGGCGGGCAACGTGCAGGGGCCGCTCACGTTGCGCGTGAATGCGCGGCACATGAGCGTGAGCGCCTATTTGGACGTCCTGACGTCCGAACACATCGAAGCGCGCGCAGCGGGGCAGCACGCGGTTCGGCTGAACACGCCGATGCCGGTCGATCGCATTCCCGGCTTCGCAGACGGCGTCGTGTCCGTGCAGGACGCGGGCGCGCAGCTCGCCGCGCAGTTGCTCAATGTCCGCGACGGCATGCGCGTGCTCGACGCGTGCGCCGCGCCCGGCGGCAAGACCGGCCACATTCTGGAGCTGGCGAACGTCGAACTCGTCGCGCTGGAAAGCGATGCGACGCGCGCGGGCCGCATCGCGCAGAACCTGGAGCGGCTCAAGCTGCAAGCGGACATTCGCGTGGGCGATGCAGGCGATCCGTCGCAGTGGTTCGACGGCGCGCCGTTCGATCGCATCCTCGCGGACGTGCCGTGTTCTGCGTCGGGCATCGTGCGGCGTCATCCGGACATTCGCTGGCTGCGTCGTTCGTCCGACATCGCCGCGCTCGTCGCTGAACAACGGCGCATTCTCGCGGCGCTGTGGCCGCTCGTCGCGAAAGGCGGCGAACTGCTCTACGTGACGTGCTCCATCTTCCCGGAAGAGGGCGAAGAACAAGCCCGCTGGTTTGGAGCGTCGCATGAAGATGCGGTACGATTGGACGCGCCGGGGCAACTGTTGCCGACAGCGGCGCGCGCAAGCGCGGGTGCGGTTCAAGCGTCACCGGATGGTACACATGCCGAACGCGCCGGTTCCGGCGAGGCAGAGAACGCAGGTCCGCCGTCGAGTTTCAACGCGGAAACCTTCGCGGATCACGACGGATTCTTCTACGCGCGCTTTCAGAAACGGTGACGATCAAACGCTTTCTTCCGCTTCGGCTCGCGGCCGTCATCTGGACTGCGCTGACGCTCTGGCTGAGTTTCATGCCGGCTGCGCCCGCCTTCGCCGAGACCATCTCGGTGCAGCGCGCGTCCTTGCAGGCGGATAACAACGGCTGGAGCCTCGATGCGCACTTCGACTTCGATCTCAACAGCAGCCTCGAAGAAGCCGTGAATCGCAGTGTGCCGCTCTACTTCACCATCGACTTCACGCTTTCACGGCCGCGCTGGTACTGGTTCGACGAAGAGCCGGTCACCGTATCGCAAAGCATTCGGCTCTCCTATCAGCCGCTCACGAACGAGTACCGCGTCTCGACGGGCGGCTTGCAATTGCGCTTCGCTTCGCTCAATGAGGCGCTCGCGGTCATCAAGCATGTGGCGTCGTGGCATGTGATCGACCGTAATCAGGTACATGGCGGAGAAACGTACACCGCATCGGTGCGCATGCAGTTGGATATCGCGCTGATGCCCAAGCCGTTCCAGATCGACGCGGTCAACAACCGCGACTGGAACCTGTCCTCTGACTGGAAGCGGTTCACTTTTACGGCGGCGGAACGTGCGAAATAGATTTCGACGCGGCCGCACGGACATGAAGAGTTTCGTGGTCCGGTTGCTGGTCACCACAGTCGCGCTCACGGCGGTTCTGCTGCTCGTGATGCTCGCGCTCGCGAGCGCGAATACCGAATTCTTCGACCGCTATTACGGCTGGCTCTACGCGGCGAACGTGGCGGTGGCGCTCATCTTCATGCTGATCGTCATCAGCCTGACGCTGATTATCGTGTCGCGCGTGCGGCAGGGGCGCTTCGGCACGCGGCTCCTTGCCAAGCTCGCGCTGATCTTCGCGCTCGTGGGCGTGCTGCCGGGCGCTATCATCTACGTCGTGTCGTATCAGTTCGTGTCCCGAAGCATCGAGTCGTGGTTCGATGTGAACGTGGAAACCGCGCTCACGTCGGGCTTGACGCTCGGGCGCGGCATGCTCGAAACGTCGCTCGCGGATTTCAAAAACCGCGGCCGGCAAATGAGCGATCAACTCGCGAGCGCCGATCCGTCGAGCCTCACGCTGACGCTCTTGCGCCTGCGCGATCAGTTCGGTGTGCAGGACGCCGTCGTGTTCGAGCGTCCGCGCGATCAGTACAACCGCGAAGACCTGAACGCGGGAGGACCGTTGCAGCGCGTGGCGGGCTTGCGGACCATCGCGCAGGCGTCGGGCAACTACTATTCGCTCTTGCCCACGAACGAGCCGACCAGCGCCATGCTGAAGGAAGCGCAGGATCGTCCGTTCGGCGCGATAGAAGGCGAAATCGACGGCGATCCGAAATCGAACGGGCCGAAGGGCGCGCTGCGGCTGCGCGTCATTACGAAGATTCCGGACCCGACGACGACCACCGAATTCCAGCACGTCGACCGCTTCTTGCAGATCGAGCAGCCGGTGAGTCAGGAACTCGCGCGCAACGCCGACGCCGTGCAGCGCGCGTATCGCGAGTATCAGGAAAAGCGGCTCGGGCGTACCGGCTTGCGCAAGATGTATATCGGCACGCTGACGCTCGCGCTCTTCCTCGCCACCTTCATCGCGATGATGCTCGCGCTCGCGCTCGGCAATCAGCTTGCGCGGCCGCTCTTCCTGCTCGCGCAAGGCACGAAGGAAGTGGCCGAAGGCGACTACACGCCCAAACGCGAGATCAATTCGCGCGATGAACTCGGCTTCCTCACGCAGTCCTTCAATGCGATGACGCGCCAGCTTTCGGAAGCGCGCGCGGCGGTGGAGAACAACCGCATCGCGCTCGAACATTCGAAGGCGTATCTCGAAAGCATTCTCGCGAACCTCACGGCGGGCGTGTTCGTGTTCGACCGGCAGTTCCGGCTCACCACCGCGAATCGCGGCGCGGAGCGTATCTTTCGGCAGCCGTTCCGCGCGTTGCAGGGCCATTCGCTCGATCAGATCGACGTGCTCGCTGAATTCGGCGCGATGGTGAAGAAAGCGTTCGCCGAGCGCGATGCGGCGGCTATCGGCAGCGGGCATCCGACAGGAGATCGCGGGCACTGGCAGCAGCAGGTGGCCGTGACCGTGCCGGGTGAGAACGATCCGCTGACGCTGCTCGTGCGCGGCACGCAATTGCTGAGCGCCACCGAGAGCGATACCGAAGACGCGGAGACCACCGGCTATGTCGTCGTCTTCGACGACATCTCCGACGTCATCTCCGCGCAGCGTTCCGTGGCGTGGGGCGAAGTGGCGCGGCGTCTCGCGCATGAGATCAAGAATCCGCTCACGCCTATTCAGCTTTCCGCCGAGCGTCTGCAAATGAAGCTCGCCGACAAGCTCGCGCCGCAAGATGCCGAAGTGCTCAAGCGCGCATCGACGACCATCGTGAATCAGGTGCAGGCCATGAAGCACATGGTCGACGACTTCCGCGAATACGCGCGCACGCCGCCCGCCGTGCTCGGCAACCTGCAACTGAACGATCTCGTCGGCGAAGTGCTGGCGCTTTACGGCATCGAAGAAGGCAAGAGCCCGATCAAGGTGGATCTCGCGAAGCTGCCCGTGATCCGGGGCGACGCGACGCAGATTCGTCAGGTCATCCACAACCTGCTGCAGAACGCGCAGGACGCCGTCGCCGATGTGCCGGAGCCGCGCGTGCTGCTCGAAACGAGGACAGTAGAATATGGCGAGCCCGATGCCTCGGGTCATGCGCGCGTCGCGGTTCGTCTGAGCGTTTCGGATAACGGCGCGGGCTTTCCCGCGCGCATCCTGTCGCGGGCGTTCGAGCCTTACGTGACCACGAAGGCGAAGGGCACGGGTCTGGGACTTGCAACGGTAAAGAAGATCGTCGACGAGCATGGCGCGCGCATCGACATTCGCAATCGGTCGAAAACAGGCGACGTGGTGGAAGGCGCGCAAATCTCGATTCTGTTTCTTCAACTCGCGGACGACACCGCCGCCGATGGCGCAGCGCCTTCGACTCCGGCAGCCGCGAAACAGGGAACGACAAAAGCAACAGTGCAGACAAGGGCAGCTTAAATGGCAACCATCCTGGTGGTAGACGATGAAATGGGGATCCGGGAACTGCTCTCCGAGATCCTGAGCGACGAGGGGCACGTGGTGGACGTGGCGGAGAACGCGCAGCACGCGCGCGAATACCGCTTGCAGCAGACACCCGATCTCGTTCTGCTCGACATCTGGATGCCCGATACCGATGGCGTCACGCTTCTGAAGGAATGGGCCGCGCAAGGCAAGCTCACGATGCCGGTCATCATGATGTCGGGCCACGCGACCATCGACACGGCCGTCGAAGCGACGAAGATCGGCGCGCTCAACTTTCTCGAGAAACCCATCGCGCTGCAGAAGCTATTGAAGGCGGTCGAGCAGGGACTCGCGCACGGCACGGCGGCGCCCGCTGCGGTGGCGGCGACCAAGCCTGCGCTGAACGCGGGTAGCTCGGGCGTGCCGATCGCGGCGGCGCTGCCGACGGCTTCGGCGCTGAACGCATCGACGGGCGATTCGGGCGCGGGCGGCGCGGGGCAGAGTCAGGCGGGGCAGACGGCGTCGATCTCGTTCGACATTCCACTGCGCGATGCCCGCGACGCGTTCGAACGCGCGTACTTCGAATATCACCTCGCGCGCGAGAACGGCAGCATGACGCGCGTCGCGGAAAAGACGGGGCTGGAGCGCACGCACCTGTACCGGAAGCTGAAGCAGCTCGGCGTCGATCTCGGAAAGAACAAGAGCGAAGTTTGAGCGGCACGGGCGAGCCGATCAGGACGAAAGCGTGAAAATTTCGGTGAAAGGCTTGAGCACCGTGCCTGTCTCTGATATAGTCTCACTTCTTCGTTGGCCCGGTAGCTCAGTTGGTAGAGCAGCGGATTGAAAATCCGCGTGTCGGTGGTTCGATTCCGCCCCAGGCCACCAGAATGCAAGAAGCCCGAGAGTGTTTTCGCTCTCGGGCTTTTTCATTTGCGGCGTCGGGTGGTGCGCTCATGCGCCCAAAACGCCGGACGGCGAGCGCGGCGAACAATCGTTCAGCGTGATAAAATCCGCGTCGAATTAAGGACTTGCCTCGTCCTCGGACCGCAAGTCCTTTTCTTTTCGATGCCCCAAAGCATCGGGCAATGGCCTCGCTGGCTGCTATCGGAGGCATAAGGGCCGCCTGCGTCCGACAAAACGCCACCGGCCTATACTGGATTCGCAGATCGCCGCAGCGCGCGTGTTCAGCGCGACGCCGGTTATTCCACCGGCCATGCGGCGCACGACGCCAATCTCATACACGGAGTTTTCACGGTGACTCGGATAGACGCGAAGGACAGCGCTCTCGTGCTGTTTTCCGGCGGACAGGACTCGGCCACGTGCCTTGCATGGGCGCTCGAACGGTATAAGACCGTCGAGACGCTCGGCTTCGATTATGGCCAGCGGCATCGCGTTGAACTGGAATGCCGCGACGGGTTTCGCGCAGCGGTCGTGCGTGAGTTCCCGCATTGGGCCGAGCGGCTCGGCGAAGACCACATGATCGACTTGTCGGTGCTCGGCGCGATCAGCGATACGGCCATGACCCGCGAGATCGAGATTCAGTCGACCGCGAACGGCCTGCCGAACACCTTCGTGCCGGGCCGCAATCTGCTGTTCATGACGATTGCGGCGGCGCTCGCGTATCGGCGCGGATTGAAGGTGCTCGTCGGCGGCATGTGCGAGACGGATTTCTCCGGGTATCCCGATTGCCGCGACGACACCATGAAAGCGTTGCAGGTGGCGCTGAATCTCGGCATGGAAACGCGCTACGCGCTGGAAACGCCGCTCATGTGGCTCGACAAGGCCGACACCTGGCGTCTCGCGGAAGCGCTCGGCGGCGAAGCGCTCGTCGAACTCGTTCGCGTGGAAACGCATACATGCTATGTCGGCGAGCGTTCCGAGCTGCACGAATGGGGCTTCGGCTGCGGCCAGTGCCCGGCGTGCAAGCTGCGCAAGCGCGGCTACGAGGCGTATCGCGCGGGCGAGCAGGTCACCATCGAACCGGTCTGAATTCGAAGACAGACCACAGCCAGATCACACGGACGACAGAGCAGTCATGACGTACGCGGTAAAGGAAATCTTCTACACGTTGCAGGGCGAGGGCGCGAACGCCGGGCGTCCGGCCGTGTTCTGCCGCTTCGCCGGCTGCAATCTGTGGTCGGGCCGCGAGGAAGACCGCGCGGATGCGGTGTGCCGCTTCTGCGACACGGATTTCGTCGGCACGGACGGCGAGAACGGCGGCAAGTACAAGACGCCGGCGGACCTCGTCGCGAAGATCGCGTCGCTGTGGCCCGAGGGCGCGGCGCACAAGTTCGTCGTGTGCACGGGTGGCGAGCCGATGTTGCAGATCGACCAGCCGTTCGTCGACGCGCTTCACGCGGCGGGCTTCGAAATGGCGATCGAAACGAACGGGTCGATGGCCGTGCTGGAGAGCATCGACTGGATTTGCGTGAGCCCGAAGGCCGACGCGCCGCTCGTCGTCACGAAGGGCAACGAGCTGAAGGTCGTCGTGCCGCAGGACAATCAACGGCTCGCGGAATACGAAAAGCTCGACTTCGAGTACTTCCTCGTGCAGCCGATGGACGGCCCGTCGCGCGACATCAATACGAAGCTCGCGATCGACTGGTGCAAGCGGCATCCGAAATGGCGGCTGTCGATGCAGACGCACAAATACCTGAACATCCCCTGAAAGACGATCGAGCCGACGTGCAGACGATTACCCGAAAACTCGAATTCGATGCGGGCCACCGCATTCCCGATCACCGCAGCCAGTGCCGCAATCTGCACGGGCATCGTTACGTGCTCGAAATCACGCTGCAAGGCGAACTCGTCGATACCGAAGGCGCGCCGGATCGCGGCATGGTGATGGACTTCGCCGACGTGAAATCGCTCGCGATGGAGCACCTCGTCAGCAAGTGGGATCACGCGTTCATCGTCTATGAAGGCGACGTGAAAGTGCGCGAATTCCTGCAATCGATGGCGGATCACAAGACGGTCGTGTTCGACCGCATTCCGACCGTCGAGAACATGGCGGCGGTCGCATTCCGCATTCTCGCGGATGTTTATGACGCCCACTATGGCGTCGATCTCAAGCTCAAGCGCGTGCGGCTGTACGAAACGCCGAACTGCTGGGCAGACGTGGAGCGCGCGTAAGCGCTTGCGCGTCGAAGGCGCGGCGAACGTCCGCGCCGTTGTCACGGTATGATCGCTCGGTGAGTCGGCCAACTCTGGCCGACGCCACGCAGTGCATGTCGATCATCCGGAGCGCAACATGCCGTCAATCATTCAGTCGTGTCCCTTCCTCGCGTTGCGCCTATTGCGCAGATTGCGCTCCCACGGAGCCGCGCGATGAGCACCTTCACCAATCCCCTCAAGCAACGTCTCGCCGATTCCGGTCCGCTCTTCGGACTGTGGCTGTCGCTGTGCAGCGCCGACGCCGCCGAAGCGCTCGCGCACGCCGGCTTCGACTGGCTGTGCATCGACATGGAACACTCGCCGAACGATAGCCGCGACGTGGTCGAGCAGCTTCGCGCGATAGCGGCCGCGCACTTGCCGACCGAGCCCGTCGTGCGCGTGCCGTTCGCGGAAGGCTGGCTCGTCAAGCGCGTGCTCGATGCCGGCGCGCGCACGTTGATGTTCCCCAACGTGCAGTCGGCGGAAGACGCGGAGCGCATCGTGCGGCTCACGCGCTATCCGACCGAGGCGCAGCTCGAAGGGCTGCGCGGCGTTGCGGGTGCTGTTCGCGCGGCGGCGTACGGCATGCGGCGCGACTATGTGTCCGGCGCGAACGAGCAGATTGCGACCATCGTGCAGATCGAATCCGTGGCGGCGCTTGCCGCCGTCCATGAGATCGCCGCGACGCCGGGCGTCGATTGCTTGTTCATCGGCCCGGCGGATCTCGCCGCGAGCCTCGGCCATCTCGGCGATAGCAAGCATCCGGACGTGCACGCGGCCATCACCAAAATCGCGGACGCCGCGAAGCGCGCGGGCAAATGCAGCGGCATTTTCGCGCTCGATGTCGCGAGCGCGCGGCAGTACGCGGAAGCGGGCATCAAGCTCGTTTCGATTGCCGCCGACGTGATGTGGCTCTTGAAGGCGACGCGGCAGGCGTTGCAGGAGGCCAGAGCATGAAGGGCGCTTGGCGTGGCGGCGTGGCGGCGGCATCGGCTGCGTTCGTCTTGATGACGGCGGGCGGCGCGCACGCGCAAGGCATGCCGAAGCCGACCGATCTGGCGACGCAAAACGCCGTCGCCGATTACAACGCGGGCAACCTCGTCGCCGCGCGCTCGGAGTTTCGTCGCGCGGCGGAGAAGGGCAGCCGTCTCGCGCAGTTCAATTACGCGATGATGCTGCTCAACGGCGAAGGCGGCGCCGCCGACGTGCCCGAAGGCAAGAAGTGGCTGCGCCGCGCCGCAGACGCGAACATGACGCACGCGCAGTACGTCTACGGCAAGATGTACGACGATGGCGAGTTCGTGGAGAAAGACCCGGCGGAAGCGCACCGATGGTTCCTGCGCGCCGCCAATCAGGGGCACGTGCAGGCGGAGTTGGCGCTCGCGAATCAGTTTTTGGACGGCCGCGGCACCGCTCGCGACAACACGCAGGCGTTCACCTGGTACAAGAAGGCCGCGCAGGGCGGCGACATGACGGCGCAGTACGTCGCGGGATCGTTCTATGAGCGCGGCGGCGATGGCGTCGAGCGCAATCTCAACGTCGCGCGCGCGTATTACGCCGCGGCCGCGGCGCAGGGTGATCCGGCTGCGAAGCTTAAATACCTGCAGTTGAGCGCCGAGATAGAGCAGCAGAAGCCGCGGCCACAGGCGCAGCCGCAGTAATCGCTCGCGGCGTCAGCTTTGCATCAGCCGCTTCTGTCGCGCGACGCTCATGATGAGCCCGACCGCGACGCCCAGCGTGGTCAACGCCGTGCCGCCGTAACTCATGAACGGCAGCGGTACGCCCACGACCGGCAGAATGCCGCTCACCATGCCGATATTGACGAACGCGTAGGTGAAGAACGCGAGCGTGAGCGATCCGGCCAATAATCGCCCGAAGAAGGTCGCGCCGTTCGCCGCGATGTACAGCCCGCGCGCGATCAGCGCCATGTAGAGAAAGAGCAGCACGAGCCCGCCCGCCAGCCCGAACTCTTCCGAAAACACCGCGAAGATGAAGTCCGTGTGCTTTTCAGGGATGAATTCGAGGTGCGCCTGCGTGCCCTTGAGCCAGCCCTTGCCGAGCGTGCCGCCCGAGCCGATTGCAATCACCGCCTGAATGGTGTGAAAGCCCTTGCCCAGCGGATCGGATGTCGGATCGAGCAGCGTGCAGATGCGGTGCTTCTGATAATCGTGCATCAGCGGCCAGTTGACTTCGGGCTGGCAGATGCGGTCCTGAAACACCGCGACGCTCGCCACCACGACCACCGCCGCCGCGAGCACCGGCACGATCAGCTTGAAACTGAGCCCGGCGAAATAGATGACGAACACGCCCGCCGCGAACACGAGCACCGCCGTGCCGAGGTCCGGCTGCTTCGCGATCAGGCCGACGGGCAGCATCAGAATCACGAAGCCGACGATGTAGTCCCACCAGCGAATGTTGCTCTCGCGCCGCTGGTAGTACCACGCGAGCATGAGCGGCATCGCGATCTTCATGATCTCGGACGGCTGAATGACGACGCCGACGTTCAGCCAGCGTTTCGCGCCCTTGCGCGTGAGCCCGAACGCGGCCACGGCGACGAGCAGCGCCACGCCCACCGTATAGAGCGGCACGGCGAAGCGCATGAGCGTCTGTGGCGGAA
The Caballeronia sp. M1242 DNA segment above includes these coding regions:
- the htpX gene encoding zinc metalloprotease HtpX translates to MFNWVKTAMLMAAITALFVVIGGMIGGSKGMMLALVVALGMNFFSYWFSDKMVLRMYNAQEVDETTAPQFYRMVRELATRAQLPMPRVYLINEDAPNAFATGRNPEHAAVAATTGILRVLSEREMRGVMAHELAHVKHRDILISTISATMAGAISALANFAMFFGGRDEEGRPANPIASIAVAILAPIAGAMIQMAISRAREFEADRGGAQISGDPQALASALEKIHAYASGVPFPTAEAHPATAQMMIMNPLSGGSIANLFSTHPATEERVARLMEMARTGRM
- the rsmB gene encoding 16S rRNA (cytosine(967)-C(5))-methyltransferase RsmB, whose protein sequence is MTDKPSRRSAAAHPPHGHARMSALHLAPDSLAFALDGAAQAVGAVRAGSALPAAIQTVAASGKHAAARGAIQDIAYRTMRRLALADALLHKLVRKAPPPHVSNVLACAFALLADDEAHAAYAPFTVVDQAVSSIAARREFSFAKGLVNAVLRNFLRERDALIAEAMQSPVARWNYPQWWIDAVKRAQPDAWERILAAGNVQGPLTLRVNARHMSVSAYLDVLTSEHIEARAAGQHAVRLNTPMPVDRIPGFADGVVSVQDAGAQLAAQLLNVRDGMRVLDACAAPGGKTGHILELANVELVALESDATRAGRIAQNLERLKLQADIRVGDAGDPSQWFDGAPFDRILADVPCSASGIVRRHPDIRWLRRSSDIAALVAEQRRILAALWPLVAKGGELLYVTCSIFPEEGEEQARWFGASHEDAVRLDAPGQLLPTAARASAGAVQASPDGTHAERAGSGEAENAGPPSSFNAETFADHDGFFYARFQKR
- a CDS encoding DUF4390 domain-containing protein, which encodes MTIKRFLPLRLAAVIWTALTLWLSFMPAAPAFAETISVQRASLQADNNGWSLDAHFDFDLNSSLEEAVNRSVPLYFTIDFTLSRPRWYWFDEEPVTVSQSIRLSYQPLTNEYRVSTGGLQLRFASLNEALAVIKHVASWHVIDRNQVHGGETYTASVRMQLDIALMPKPFQIDAVNNRDWNLSSDWKRFTFTAAERAK
- a CDS encoding PAS domain-containing sensor histidine kinase, coding for MKSFVVRLLVTTVALTAVLLLVMLALASANTEFFDRYYGWLYAANVAVALIFMLIVISLTLIIVSRVRQGRFGTRLLAKLALIFALVGVLPGAIIYVVSYQFVSRSIESWFDVNVETALTSGLTLGRGMLETSLADFKNRGRQMSDQLASADPSSLTLTLLRLRDQFGVQDAVVFERPRDQYNREDLNAGGPLQRVAGLRTIAQASGNYYSLLPTNEPTSAMLKEAQDRPFGAIEGEIDGDPKSNGPKGALRLRVITKIPDPTTTTEFQHVDRFLQIEQPVSQELARNADAVQRAYREYQEKRLGRTGLRKMYIGTLTLALFLATFIAMMLALALGNQLARPLFLLAQGTKEVAEGDYTPKREINSRDELGFLTQSFNAMTRQLSEARAAVENNRIALEHSKAYLESILANLTAGVFVFDRQFRLTTANRGAERIFRQPFRALQGHSLDQIDVLAEFGAMVKKAFAERDAAAIGSGHPTGDRGHWQQQVAVTVPGENDPLTLLVRGTQLLSATESDTEDAETTGYVVVFDDISDVISAQRSVAWGEVARRLAHEIKNPLTPIQLSAERLQMKLADKLAPQDAEVLKRASTTIVNQVQAMKHMVDDFREYARTPPAVLGNLQLNDLVGEVLALYGIEEGKSPIKVDLAKLPVIRGDATQIRQVIHNLLQNAQDAVADVPEPRVLLETRTVEYGEPDASGHARVAVRLSVSDNGAGFPARILSRAFEPYVTTKAKGTGLGLATVKKIVDEHGARIDIRNRSKTGDVVEGAQISILFLQLADDTAADGAAPSTPAAAKQGTTKATVQTRAA
- the esaR gene encoding response regulator transcription factor EsaR; this translates as MATILVVDDEMGIRELLSEILSDEGHVVDVAENAQHAREYRLQQTPDLVLLDIWMPDTDGVTLLKEWAAQGKLTMPVIMMSGHATIDTAVEATKIGALNFLEKPIALQKLLKAVEQGLAHGTAAPAAVAATKPALNAGSSGVPIAAALPTASALNASTGDSGAGGAGQSQAGQTASISFDIPLRDARDAFERAYFEYHLARENGSMTRVAEKTGLERTHLYRKLKQLGVDLGKNKSEV
- the queC gene encoding 7-cyano-7-deazaguanine synthase QueC, giving the protein MTRIDAKDSALVLFSGGQDSATCLAWALERYKTVETLGFDYGQRHRVELECRDGFRAAVVREFPHWAERLGEDHMIDLSVLGAISDTAMTREIEIQSTANGLPNTFVPGRNLLFMTIAAALAYRRGLKVLVGGMCETDFSGYPDCRDDTMKALQVALNLGMETRYALETPLMWLDKADTWRLAEALGGEALVELVRVETHTCYVGERSELHEWGFGCGQCPACKLRKRGYEAYRAGEQVTIEPV
- the queE gene encoding 7-carboxy-7-deazaguanine synthase, which encodes MTYAVKEIFYTLQGEGANAGRPAVFCRFAGCNLWSGREEDRADAVCRFCDTDFVGTDGENGGKYKTPADLVAKIASLWPEGAAHKFVVCTGGEPMLQIDQPFVDALHAAGFEMAIETNGSMAVLESIDWICVSPKADAPLVVTKGNELKVVVPQDNQRLAEYEKLDFEYFLVQPMDGPSRDINTKLAIDWCKRHPKWRLSMQTHKYLNIP
- the queD gene encoding 6-carboxytetrahydropterin synthase QueD → MQTITRKLEFDAGHRIPDHRSQCRNLHGHRYVLEITLQGELVDTEGAPDRGMVMDFADVKSLAMEHLVSKWDHAFIVYEGDVKVREFLQSMADHKTVVFDRIPTVENMAAVAFRILADVYDAHYGVDLKLKRVRLYETPNCWADVERA
- a CDS encoding HpcH/HpaI aldolase/citrate lyase family protein, encoding MSTFTNPLKQRLADSGPLFGLWLSLCSADAAEALAHAGFDWLCIDMEHSPNDSRDVVEQLRAIAAAHLPTEPVVRVPFAEGWLVKRVLDAGARTLMFPNVQSAEDAERIVRLTRYPTEAQLEGLRGVAGAVRAAAYGMRRDYVSGANEQIATIVQIESVAALAAVHEIAATPGVDCLFIGPADLAASLGHLGDSKHPDVHAAITKIADAAKRAGKCSGIFALDVASARQYAEAGIKLVSIAADVMWLLKATRQALQEARA
- a CDS encoding tetratricopeptide repeat protein — encoded protein: MKGAWRGGVAAASAAFVLMTAGGAHAQGMPKPTDLATQNAVADYNAGNLVAARSEFRRAAEKGSRLAQFNYAMMLLNGEGGAADVPEGKKWLRRAADANMTHAQYVYGKMYDDGEFVEKDPAEAHRWFLRAANQGHVQAELALANQFLDGRGTARDNTQAFTWYKKAAQGGDMTAQYVAGSFYERGGDGVERNLNVARAYYAAAAAQGDPAAKLKYLQLSAEIEQQKPRPQAQPQ
- the rodA gene encoding rod shape-determining protein RodA, producing the protein MQVHLQFDKHVWIERAKRMFAGFDRPLALIVFLLLCVGIVTLYSASLDVPGRVEDQLRNIMLTFGLMWVLANIPPQTLMRFAVPLYTVGVALLVAVAAFGLTRKGAKRWLNVGVVIQPSEIMKIAMPLMLAWYYQRRESNIRWWDYIVGFVILMLPVGLIAKQPDLGTAVLVFAAGVFVIYFAGLSFKLIVPVLAAAVVVVASVAVFQDRICQPEVNWPLMHDYQKHRICTLLDPTSDPLGKGFHTIQAVIAIGSGGTLGKGWLKGTQAHLEFIPEKHTDFIFAVFSEEFGLAGGLVLLFLYMALIARGLYIAANGATFFGRLLAGSLTLAFFTYAFVNIGMVSGILPVVGVPLPFMSYGGTALTTLGVAVGLIMSVARQKRLMQS